CAGCTAGAAAAGGTGCCAACTTAGCTGCTGGTGAAAGGCAAGTTATTATGGGAAGACCTTCTTTTTTGACAAGGATTGAACTACCAGGAGTTGCAATACTACAGATTCTGCTGAAGGAAAATCTTTTAAATTGTTTTATAATGTTTCTCAGTTGTAAAATGTAGGAGCAGGCATTTTTCTTTTCTGAGTTTTGGGCCTGTGTAAATGGGCTGCTCTGTGTGGTTGGTGATTTTTCAATCTTGTATAACtttcttatttttaatataaATGAAATGtgatttagaaagaaaaaaaatacacaaatgatAGAGAATATTTAATTCATTAGTTTCTATTTTTACTTTAAAGCGGGATGCGGTTTAATATTGTTTGTTACACCATGACATTATCAACCAAATTTTCGAATCTATATTTGAGCTGAACTTAGTATTCACATATTCAGAAACTTGCAGGAATGAACATCATGTTTAGAATACAAACAAATTATATAATCCGTGCATACTAAAGGTGCATTTGGGTTAAACCGAAACAGATAATGATAGGGTTGCTAGACTTGATAAGGATTAAAGCAAGATAATGGCATGAGGGACAATGTATGGAAAATAAGTACTGTGAAGATTTTCTTCAAGCCACAGCCCCACAGATGAAAACTCTTGTAAGATAGTCCTGAAATCTATGACGTATAATATAACATCTAGGAATTCTGCAAAAAGAAAAAGCTCAAGCGTAGAGCTTCCTTTTCCCCTAGAACCAAATACACTAAAatttccaatttttattttcttgtggaTTGAAGATTCGGTGAAATTCCGAGACCTTCTAGTTTACTTTACGTTTAAGGAAACAgtttgattctttaagataaagtTCCAATGTGAGATTAGAAGATTTTGCTTCAGAAATAACCATGGAGTGTCTACTAACGGCTTCCGTGAAGATTATGCCTCTTTGAGATGAAACATGTTAGCGTATCCTAGTATCGTAAGCCTGTCCAGCTTCCTAGTCTCCTAGCAAACATCTCATGAAAGCCTAAAATTAAACTCACTTTCACCAATTTTGTGATTCAAATGACTTACTGGTTGCAGCATCTTGGACAATCACTACTCAAAAAATAGAACAATGCATGTCGGACTGAAGGTCGATAGGTAGTAGATGTGATCCTCACACTAACTAGTTCAAAACTTGTTATCAGGGGGTTAAATTGCTCCAGAAGTATGAAGACCAAACAGAAAAGAATGTATTCAAGAAGATTAAAGGAACTTACATTCTCTGAATTTGTGGCAGAATCAATATTGTATATGAGCTGACGAAGTTTTTCATCTTTCAATGCATCTCGAATTTCATTACACAAAACTGCACAGGGAAACACTTGAAATTCAGTTAACAAGGATAATAGCGAGAAAAAGGTAACAATGAGACAAGGTTATGCGACCGCAGTCCCTTTATGTAGAATAAGTTTTAACATAAATGAAGTATTTCATCTCTAGTGGACGTAAATAAGAAAGTACCACTAAATTGCATACCAAAAGCCACAGTTTAAGAAGCACAAGCTATAGGTGATTCATTTAGACATGCATAAATTGATTAGTACACAAATCTAATGTTTGTCTGAAAGGGTTAAGATATTTAAAGAAGGGTATTTTTGAAATTGATGAAGAAATACCAAAATAATTGTTAAAGGCAACATAATGAAACTTCACATTATAAAGAGGGAGGactacatttttatttatttcagaAGGAAATCTTCATAATGTTTTTGTTGCCTCTTTAAAGGAAATCAGTTTTAAAACTATGTTATTTTTCAGCTACTCTTTAATACTTACATATGCTTTCAAAGgtgataagatttgcatctcgtAAGGTATAGATACCAAACCAATTGATTTCGTTGAAGTGTGAACGAGACACTATCTTATATCACTAAGATACATCTTAAGTTAATCATCACTAAGATACATCTTAAGTTAATCAACAAGTGTTAGGTTCCTTTTGAGTCTCTCATCGAAAGTTTTTCTTTACAAAAATCCCTATTAGCTTTGCATGCTATTAACGTTTCTCTGCTGAATTTAATTCATATCTCATAAACTTTTTTTAAGCATATACTTATCTCATAAACTGCATATCTTTGGCTTTAACTTACATCTATGCCGATTCATTCTGATACAAAATATCACAAGGCATGTGCAATGTAAAACCACAGGCCTAATTAATACCTCACACCTTTTTAATGAGAAGGATTGAAAGGTTGACCAACAATTCAAGAAAGAGCAAAACGGACTAACTATTAATGGTAAAGAAAATTTAAGCATGGTCACAAAACTTACCTATGGACTGCAGCTTTGTTTCGGGAAGTATCAAATCTGGCTCCTCTACTTCTAAAGATCTTTTCGAAAGCAATGTCGGACCTGCATCAAATAAATGGCACTAGTTAGAATGTTGGTAACTTACTTTGTTTTTAGCGAACACTTTTGCCAATTTTCAGAACGTGTCAACATTTAGCGATGATAAGAAATTTTCAGAATCTGACATACTTTAGGATAGCAAAAAATCAGTTCTTTTGGAGGATATTAGAGGCAAATGGTAACTATTTATCTGTCTGTTGAGTGTTGAAATCAATTTTTACTTTTCTGTCCAACTTTAAGTTTAGCTTGAGTGTTTATTTAACACAAAAGTAGCATCATTGGGACATAAAAGTCATTTCCATGTTTCACTTGATCATCATCCATATCAGAGAAGGTATGAACATCATCAGTGACGAGGATCTAGTACAGCGGAATTACTCAATCAAGTTGTCAATAACCCCATACTGTTTATTGTGCCAGTTGACAACCCACACTTAATGACTGAAGCTGTTAAGCTCTTCTTCCTTTGTTAACTATTGACACTCTAAAAACTATCCCAAGTTTATTGCACAAATTTAAAAATTCGTATAGGAAGTAGTCAAAGGTTCTTACATGGCTTTTGATCGGGAGTTACTTGATTTGAAGATGGAGTTTCTGCATTGGAAGCTACTTGCTTTGAACATGGAGTTTCTGCATCAAATAACCACATGTCAGTTCAAAACAAAGTGGTAAAACCAAAATATAGAATGACAAGCAGAATGATAAACAGTGTCCTCAAATCAAAGATCTTTTATACCATGAAGATTTTGCAAAACATAATAAGATGATGCTCAACATTATATGAAAATGTACAAGCAACATTCGAGCAGCAACCAAATTGAAGATAGAAATAGATTGTAAACAAAGGGCACAACCTTTGCCACTAGTAACTTAGGAAGAAACCAACCAAACTACACAATACATACAAAAAATCCAGATTACCTTTGTGTTTCTTGTAACAGGTTATAGAGCAACTGCACAGTGAATTcgaaaaatcgaaatcaaaaccagaaaaccaaaaaaaaaaaaaaaaagaaaaaaaaaagtgaaattaGCTTGAGTCCCATTGTAATTGGTTGCCTTATTTCTAGGGCACTTGAATGATACTGTGTTTTAAGGTTGTTGTTCAGAAAATAAAatggaaccctaattttaatggaAGAATAATGGATTAGAAGAAGAATACTTACTATGGAGCAAAACATGAGGGACACTTGTACTTGGAAATTGCATCTTTGCAGACTTCACAATTTCGAGTACCACCGGCCATTTTTTAGAACTTTCAAATCCTCCTCCTCCTCGTCTAAACCGAATAAACAATCTCGGTTTCTCTATCTATATATCCCGTCCGTCTTTCGAGCTCCGCTCCTTTGCACAGTTCTGTTTCCTGTGCTTTTAGGTTATCTCAGTGAAGAAGAGGGACAGAGAGATGAGCTGGTTTTATTTATTTGGGTCTAGACTAGAAGAGACTAGTAGACTACCAGGAGCCAAATTCTGCGCGTGCTTAAGCGACACTGGGCAGCGTCGTGAGGCGAGAGGCAATGTTTTGAAATCCGAACCGGACGTCGAACCAGTAAAATCACTGGATCAGGATCAACAGGTCTAACCAGTGATTCAACCGGGAATCACTGGATCACACGTATATAAATAGTTATTAACATCTTAACTCATGCTTAACGTCGTGTTATGACGAGGACACCCTCGTGACATTTTTTATAAGAATGCACTTTACAACCGTTGGATAATATACGTATTTGCATCCCAAGATAATTTTGAAaagattaaaatatttttattattttttcacgtccttaatttaattttatttacaCCTTGGTCCCCCTTAGGCTTCAGACGAATCAAATTCAATCTCACCTGTCAGGCCGTCACAACAAAGCTTCTTTTTGTTTCCTAAACATAAAAATCTAggtttttttgaaagaaaaagaatACGGAAGAGAACTCATTAAAAATCTTAATGAAGGATGATATCTATCTCCATAAATCGTACTTACGCACCAAGTAGAGAAACGTGCATTACTGTGAAGATATCTTACAAGTTGCTCAAGGCTGAGCTTCCACTTTTGCTGATACAGATTGGTGCGAAGTAGAGGTATATTTGGACTCATATTGTGTATATTTTGATGTTATGAATAAGTACGGGCAGACTAATATTTCTTCATGAGTGAAATATACCTTTCTTAATATGGTGTGTTAATTACTTGTTAGTGGGCATCTGTAGTTCATGATTTTGGATCCTTCGTTTCCTAGTTACATGCATCTCATCCTATCCTAATTATAGTCTGGATAGTTATTTGCTATATATCAATGAATTGATCTAACACTGTTTCTGATTGTATTCAAATGAAAAATGAGAATACATCACTTTTGATCATGATTACCCATCAGGCGATCGCAACTTCGATGGTGTTGCTGGAGGgaccaagataaaaataaaataaaataaaggggcgtgaaagaagaaaataaataaataatacccTTATAAAAGCTATAATGAGGGTGACCTCGTCACTGCATGACTCCATTTTAGCTTGTGTAAAAGACCCGTAGATAACTAGGGATGGACACGTGCAAGTTTGGAAAGAAATTGATTGTCCACGTCTTTTCCTCATTATGTCCACATATTTGCCATCCAAATGTTGTATTTTTTACGTTTTCTGCCATCAAGCCCTAACTTCCAttgcattttctcttcttctcctacgGCATCTCTCTCGCTAACACAATTTAACTCTCCGTGCCTCTCAACTTTTCCTCTCAATCTACCTCTCTAAAGAACCACCGCACCTTTAAAAGAATTGAGATCAATTGTAACAAATGTGTGTTCATATAAAATTTGAGCATCTATTGTAACATTTATTATTGGAAGATTATCTACTGATTTCTTCTAATCTCTGATATCAAAAACATTTATTCTAAAAAATAGTGATTTCTCCGAAGCTTTCGCTCAGCTTTAGATGGTATCTCCATTGAATGAAGAGGATTAAGGTCGAAAGTGATCCGtgtttcatttgatttttttcttcttctgtctGCGGTACAGTACTACTGGGTTACTTGGTAAAACCCGTTCTAAACCAGACTGATTCATATGGGTCACTGGTTGGACCGTCCAGGTCACCCGGTTCTCTGGGTTTTTTAACATGTTAAGTGGATATGTGTTGTACCGGACCATTTTTTTACTGGTTCACCGGTTTAACGGTCCAACCGATCGGTCTGGTCCAGTTTTTAAAACACTGGCCAGAGGACGAGCACAAGGGGTCCAAATGCATTTTTCGGCTGCATGCCCCAAAGATCAGGGAACCAACAAGGACATTTAAAGCGCGTTTGAATACTAGAAACAGAAGTGTTTCTGCTTCTCCAGAAATAGAAATCAGAACCAAAAAAAATTtccttcatttttttattttgatacgaAGAATGTGTTTTATTAATTTGGTGTAGCAATTACATCAGTACAATCTCTCAGAATCTCCTCAACTAAGAAGTCTTGTGAATTGGCATACCAAGTGTCTGACACCATAAAGGTCCTAGCCTGCTTACAACAGTTCCTATGGACCcaacaaacttcaagtttgttgattttgctcccattatggactcaacaaacatgaaaaatggatgtttaaaccaacaaatttgttggtttgttcattgagttggaGGATGTAGCGGACGAGCTTGCCTCAAATGCTGGCGTTGGAGACACAAGCGCTTTCATGGGAGACGCGCGTTCTTTGGTAAATCGCTAGAGCTCGTGCTTCCAGCGCGCGTTTGTCATGGAATCGCCAACGGCTGAATCTGGACGGCTAGaaactcttgtgatctaacggctataatttttgagt
This genomic stretch from Papaver somniferum cultivar HN1 chromosome 5, ASM357369v1, whole genome shotgun sequence harbors:
- the LOC113283063 gene encoding zinc finger HIT domain-containing protein 3-like isoform X2, whose amino-acid sequence is MAGGTRNCEVCKDAISKYKCPSCFAPYCSITCYKKHKETPCSKQVASNAETPSSNQVTPDQKPCPTLLSKRSLEVEEPDLILPETKLQSIVLCNEIRDALKDEKLRQLIYNIDSATNSENELENAMKLEDFRILSEKGSAW
- the LOC113283063 gene encoding zinc finger HIT domain-containing protein 3-like isoform X1, whose amino-acid sequence is MAGGTRNCEVCKDAISKYKCPSCFAPYCSITCYKKHKETPCSKQVASNAETPSSNQVTPDQKPCPTLLSKRSLEVEEPDLILPETKLQSIVLCNEIRDALKDEKLRQLIYNIDSATNSENELENAMKLEDFRILSEKILSVIER
- the LOC113283063 gene encoding uncharacterized protein LOC113283063 isoform X3, translating into MQFPSTSVPHVLLHKTPCSKQVASNAETPSSNQVTPDQKPCPTLLSKRSLEVEEPDLILPETKLQSIVLCNEIRDALKDEKLRQLIYNIDSATNSENELENAMKLEDFRILSEKILSVIER